A genomic window from Periophthalmus magnuspinnatus isolate fPerMag1 chromosome 16, fPerMag1.2.pri, whole genome shotgun sequence includes:
- the fli1rs gene encoding fli-1 proto-oncogene, ETS transcription factor-related sequence isoform X2: protein MDCTIKEALSVVSQDQALFDPAFGASSLLQMKAELTQSPPPAETEWTTGGAVSSTKRTEHVNGTSRESPVDCSVTKRSRHISSDGSMSYQPYSPQSSNATPTSRSPPGGRSTITYPSSGSPLGGRSTVTYPSSGSPPGGRSTITYPSSGSPPGGRSTMTYPSSGSPPGGRSTITYPSSGSPPGGRSTMTYPSSGSPPGGRSMQYQPYSPQNTQSTANPNPNTSSPPGGSTEEKRVIVPADPEVWSQEHVRQWLDWAIKEYVLEEVDVVLFQGLDGKSLCKMSKDDMMSLTSPYNADILLSHLSYLRQSSPTFSYPSTPASTTPQPRVQVKAESVFDEVSRRNSWSSTMAPVPKEHNRATEPAPRIIQGSGQIQLWQFLLELLSDSSNSGIITWEGTNGEFKMTDPDEVAKRWGERKSKPNMNYDKLSRALRYYYDKNIMTKVHGKRYAYKFDFQGISTAHQSHAAEGGLKYQSEMSYVPQFHSHQPKGAYVSTHPTSVPVSPGSFFSPASPYWSSNAALYQGTPMPRHPGTHAHLSSYY, encoded by the exons ATGGACTGCACCATAAAG GAAGCCCTGTCCGTGGTGAGCCAGGACCAGGCATTATTTGACCCGGCGTTTGGTGCATCGTCGTTGCTGCAGATGAAGGCCGAGCTGACCCAGAGTCCCCCCCCTGCAGAGACCGAGTggaccacagggggcgctgtgagcTCCACTAAAAGGACCGAACACGTCAACGGCACCAG cCGTGAGTCTCCGGTGGACTGCAGTGTGACCAAACGTTCCAGACACATCAGCAGCGATGGCTCTATGTCCTACCAGCCCTACAGCCCCCAGAGCTCCAACGCCACCCCCACCAGCAGGTCTCCTCCTGGGGGTAGATCCACGATTACATATCCCAGCTCTGGTTCTCCTCTTGGAGGCAGATCCACAGTAACGTACCCCagctctggttctcctcctggaGGTCGATCCACGATAACTTACCCCAGCTCCGGTTCTCCTCCTGGGGGTAGATCGACAATGACGTACCCCagctctggctctcctcctggGGGAAGATCCACAATAACTTAtccctcctctggttctcctcctggaGGTAGATCCACGATGACATACCCCAGCTCCGGTTCTCCTCCCGGGGGTAGATCCATGCAGTACCAGCCCTACAGCCCCCAGAACACTCAGAGCACAGCGAACCCAAACCCAAACACAAGTTCTCCTCCAGGAGGCAGCACTGAGGAGAAGAGGGTCATCGTACCAGCAG aCCCGGAGGTGTGGAGTCAGGAGCACGTGCGGCAGTGGTTGGACTGGGCCATAAAGGAGTACGTCCTGGAGGAGGTGGACGTGGTTCTGTTCCAGGGTTTGGACGGAAAGTCTCTGTGTAAAATGAGCAAAGACGACATGATGAGCCTGACCTCCCCGTACAACGCCGACATCCTGCTGTCTCACCTCAGCTACCTCCGACAGA gtAGTCCCACGTTCTCATACCCCTCGACCCCAGCGAGTACCACACCCCAACCACGAGTGCAGGTCAAAGCAG aaagtgtttttgatgaggtcagTCGCAGAAACAGCTGGTCCAGCACCATGGCCCCGGTGCCCAAAG AACACAACAGAGCGACAGAACCAGCTCCCAGAATCATTCAAG gcTCGGGTCAGATCCAGCTGTGGCAGTTCCTCTTGGAGCTCCTGTCCGACAGCAGTAACTCGGGCATCATCACGTGGGAGGGCACAAACGGAGAGTTTAAGATGACGGATCCAGACGAGGTGGCCAAGCGCTGGGGCGAGAGGAAGAGCAAGCCCAACATGAACTACGACAAACTGAGCCGAGCGCTGCGATACTACTACGACAAAAACATCATGACCAAAGTGCACGGCAAGAGATACGCCTACAAGTTTGACTTCCAG GGCATCTCCACGGCGCACCAGAGCCACGCAGCGGAGGGAGGGCTGAAGTACCAGAGCGAAATGTCCTACGTGCCGCAGTTCCACAGTCACCAGCCGAAGGGGGCGTACGTGTCCACCCACCCCACCTCCGTGCCTGTGTCGCCGGGCAGCTTCTTCAGCCCGGCCTCCCCGTACTGGAGCTCCAACGCCGCGCTGTACCAAGGGACGCCCATGCCACGGCACCCGGGAACCCACGCGCACCTCAGCTCCTACTACTGA
- the fli1rs gene encoding fli-1 proto-oncogene, ETS transcription factor-related sequence isoform X1 gives MDCTIKEALSVVSQDQALFDPAFGASSLLQMKAELTQSPPPAETEWTTGGAVSSTKRTEHVNGTSRESPVDCSVTKRSRHISSDGSMSYQPYSPQSSNATPTSRSPPGGRSTITYPSSGSPLGGRSTVTYPSSGSPPGGRSTITYPSSGSPPGGRSTMTYPSSGSPPGGRSTITYPSSGSPPGGRSTMTYPSSGSPPGGRSMQYQPYSPQNTQSTANPNPNTSSPPGGSTEEKRVIVPADPEVWSQEHVRQWLDWAIKEYVLEEVDVVLFQGLDGKSLCKMSKDDMMSLTSPYNADILLSHLSYLRQSSPTFSYPSTPASTTPQPRVQVKAESVFDEVSRRNSWSSTMAPVPKEHNRATEPAPRIIQDPYQTLGPLSSRLANPGSGQIQLWQFLLELLSDSSNSGIITWEGTNGEFKMTDPDEVAKRWGERKSKPNMNYDKLSRALRYYYDKNIMTKVHGKRYAYKFDFQGISTAHQSHAAEGGLKYQSEMSYVPQFHSHQPKGAYVSTHPTSVPVSPGSFFSPASPYWSSNAALYQGTPMPRHPGTHAHLSSYY, from the exons ATGGACTGCACCATAAAG GAAGCCCTGTCCGTGGTGAGCCAGGACCAGGCATTATTTGACCCGGCGTTTGGTGCATCGTCGTTGCTGCAGATGAAGGCCGAGCTGACCCAGAGTCCCCCCCCTGCAGAGACCGAGTggaccacagggggcgctgtgagcTCCACTAAAAGGACCGAACACGTCAACGGCACCAG cCGTGAGTCTCCGGTGGACTGCAGTGTGACCAAACGTTCCAGACACATCAGCAGCGATGGCTCTATGTCCTACCAGCCCTACAGCCCCCAGAGCTCCAACGCCACCCCCACCAGCAGGTCTCCTCCTGGGGGTAGATCCACGATTACATATCCCAGCTCTGGTTCTCCTCTTGGAGGCAGATCCACAGTAACGTACCCCagctctggttctcctcctggaGGTCGATCCACGATAACTTACCCCAGCTCCGGTTCTCCTCCTGGGGGTAGATCGACAATGACGTACCCCagctctggctctcctcctggGGGAAGATCCACAATAACTTAtccctcctctggttctcctcctggaGGTAGATCCACGATGACATACCCCAGCTCCGGTTCTCCTCCCGGGGGTAGATCCATGCAGTACCAGCCCTACAGCCCCCAGAACACTCAGAGCACAGCGAACCCAAACCCAAACACAAGTTCTCCTCCAGGAGGCAGCACTGAGGAGAAGAGGGTCATCGTACCAGCAG aCCCGGAGGTGTGGAGTCAGGAGCACGTGCGGCAGTGGTTGGACTGGGCCATAAAGGAGTACGTCCTGGAGGAGGTGGACGTGGTTCTGTTCCAGGGTTTGGACGGAAAGTCTCTGTGTAAAATGAGCAAAGACGACATGATGAGCCTGACCTCCCCGTACAACGCCGACATCCTGCTGTCTCACCTCAGCTACCTCCGACAGA gtAGTCCCACGTTCTCATACCCCTCGACCCCAGCGAGTACCACACCCCAACCACGAGTGCAGGTCAAAGCAG aaagtgtttttgatgaggtcagTCGCAGAAACAGCTGGTCCAGCACCATGGCCCCGGTGCCCAAAG AACACAACAGAGCGACAGAACCAGCTCCCAGAATCATTCAAG ATCCATACCAGACGTTAGGGCCCCTCAGCAGCAGACTGGCCAATCCAG gcTCGGGTCAGATCCAGCTGTGGCAGTTCCTCTTGGAGCTCCTGTCCGACAGCAGTAACTCGGGCATCATCACGTGGGAGGGCACAAACGGAGAGTTTAAGATGACGGATCCAGACGAGGTGGCCAAGCGCTGGGGCGAGAGGAAGAGCAAGCCCAACATGAACTACGACAAACTGAGCCGAGCGCTGCGATACTACTACGACAAAAACATCATGACCAAAGTGCACGGCAAGAGATACGCCTACAAGTTTGACTTCCAG GGCATCTCCACGGCGCACCAGAGCCACGCAGCGGAGGGAGGGCTGAAGTACCAGAGCGAAATGTCCTACGTGCCGCAGTTCCACAGTCACCAGCCGAAGGGGGCGTACGTGTCCACCCACCCCACCTCCGTGCCTGTGTCGCCGGGCAGCTTCTTCAGCCCGGCCTCCCCGTACTGGAGCTCCAACGCCGCGCTGTACCAAGGGACGCCCATGCCACGGCACCCGGGAACCCACGCGCACCTCAGCTCCTACTACTGA